In Ostrea edulis chromosome 6, xbOstEdul1.1, whole genome shotgun sequence, a single window of DNA contains:
- the LOC125646768 gene encoding KICSTOR subunit 2-like isoform X1 — MQRFQTRMSNLSSISPNGEKEEQFLENYFSYVSHCEHDKAKELAEKERDAHKALFGSSWGLFLMSLSQFASAEKTYMSLGFLEQRGFFTRSKETLKSGYQTLMYEFRRVEEAVKSTEEQSFGMSHNALEFEKLLAHLCDQLCFFTQARQETINFYEQVHIMGMTKHVNFEDLNMVIKEIIAVHSKNFHHPILAPLKTVFGFECDTLNLLLVAQTTMSDWMFLTALLHIHEAHTKLSSWGGLIQPKEIKKSTFGGSSKHGSPPALYQWLTKFKNLLLSKFSIYFYDILQKQASPPEMKSLISKTPDDFVTRIQTFHKKADACHVSLVLNTQGLDRVFPEGYQYPGRLVETPQGLNTFPAIFSFPGERLSNHFPAVVMMLTEWRDREELIYAQDKIHYMYDKGSHSSYFYTQVDTRTSLVVIFESKKSEKDSYVNNFMNDIATQLRCTKFFTSLKPGSK, encoded by the exons atgcagagGTTCCAG ACTAGAATGTCTAATTTGAGCTCAATATCTCCAAATGGCGAAAAGGAAGAGCAGTTTctagaaaattatttttcttatgTTAGTCACTGCGAACATGACAAGGCAAAAGAACTTGCA GAGAAGGAGAGAGATGCCCACAAGGCATTGTTTGGGTCCTCCTGGGGTCTGTTCTTGATGTCCCTTTCACAGTTTGCCTCAGCAGAAAAGACCTATATGTCACTTGGGTTTTTGGAACAGAGAGGTTTCTTCACAAGATCCAAAGAG ACATTAAAGAGTGGCTACCAGACTCTGATGTACGAGTTCAGACGCGTGGAAGAGGCAGTGAAATCCACAGAGGAACAGAGTTTCGGAATGTCACATAATGCAttagaatttgaaaagttgCTAGCTCACCTTTGTGATCAGCTGTGCTTTTTTACACAGGCCAGGCAAGAGACAATCAACTT CTATGAACAAGTGCACATCATGGGGATGACAAAGCATGTCAACTTTGAGGACCTCAACATGGTAATAAAGGAAATTATAGCTGTACACAGCAAAAACTTCCACCACCCAATTTTAGCTCCCTTGAAAACTGTCTTTGG atttgaGTGTGATACTTTAAACCTCTTACTGGTTGCCCAGACCACAATGTCAGACTGGATGTTCCTGACAGCTCTACTACACATTCATGAGGCCCATACAAAGCTCTCCAGCTGGGGGGGACTCATCCAGCCCAAAGAG ATTAAGAAGTCGACCTTTGGAGGCTCTAGTAAACATGGATCACCCCCAGCTCTCTATCAATGGCTGACCAAGTTCAAAAATCTCCTGCTCTCAAAA tttaGTATCTACTTTTATGACATATTGCAAAAGCAGGCATCACCCCCGGAAATGAAGTCTTTGATATCTAAAACTCCGGATGATTTTGTGACAAG AATTCAGACATTTCATAAGAAGGCTGATGCCTGTCATGTGTCGTTGGTTCTGAACACCCAGGGTCTGGACCGGGTGTTTCCTGAGGGGTACCAGTATCCCGGCAGACTGGTGGAAACTCCCCAGGGACTGAACACTTTTCCTGCTATTTTCTCCTTCCCTGGG GAGAGACTATCCAATCATTTCCCCGCAGTGGTGATGATGCTGACGGAGTGGAGAGATCGGGAAGAGTTGATCTACGCCCAGGATAAGATACACTATATGTATGACAAGGGGTCACACTCCTCCTACTTCTACACACAGGTCGACACACGGACAAGTCTAGTCGTTATATTTGAGAGCAAGAAATCAGAAAAAGACTCGTATGTGAATAACTTTATGAATGACATAGCAACCCAGTTAAGGTGCACAAAGTTCTTTACATCATTAAAACCGGGGTCAAAGTGA
- the LOC125646768 gene encoding KICSTOR subunit 2-like isoform X3, translated as MQRFQTRMSNLSSISPNGEKEEQFLENYFSYVSHCEHDKAKELAEKERDAHKALFGSSWGLFLMSLSQFASAEKTYMSLGFLEQRGFFTRSKETLKSGYQTLMYEFRRVEEAVKSTEEQSFGMSHNALEFEKLLAHLCDQLCFFTQARFECDTLNLLLVAQTTMSDWMFLTALLHIHEAHTKLSSWGGLIQPKEIKKSTFGGSSKHGSPPALYQWLTKFKNLLLSKFSIYFYDILQKQASPPEMKSLISKTPDDFVTRIQTFHKKADACHVSLVLNTQGLDRVFPEGYQYPGRLVETPQGLNTFPAIFSFPGERLSNHFPAVVMMLTEWRDREELIYAQDKIHYMYDKGSHSSYFYTQVDTRTSLVVIFESKKSEKDSYVNNFMNDIATQLRCTKFFTSLKPGSK; from the exons atgcagagGTTCCAG ACTAGAATGTCTAATTTGAGCTCAATATCTCCAAATGGCGAAAAGGAAGAGCAGTTTctagaaaattatttttcttatgTTAGTCACTGCGAACATGACAAGGCAAAAGAACTTGCA GAGAAGGAGAGAGATGCCCACAAGGCATTGTTTGGGTCCTCCTGGGGTCTGTTCTTGATGTCCCTTTCACAGTTTGCCTCAGCAGAAAAGACCTATATGTCACTTGGGTTTTTGGAACAGAGAGGTTTCTTCACAAGATCCAAAGAG ACATTAAAGAGTGGCTACCAGACTCTGATGTACGAGTTCAGACGCGTGGAAGAGGCAGTGAAATCCACAGAGGAACAGAGTTTCGGAATGTCACATAATGCAttagaatttgaaaagttgCTAGCTCACCTTTGTGATCAGCTGTGCTTTTTTACACAGGCCAG atttgaGTGTGATACTTTAAACCTCTTACTGGTTGCCCAGACCACAATGTCAGACTGGATGTTCCTGACAGCTCTACTACACATTCATGAGGCCCATACAAAGCTCTCCAGCTGGGGGGGACTCATCCAGCCCAAAGAG ATTAAGAAGTCGACCTTTGGAGGCTCTAGTAAACATGGATCACCCCCAGCTCTCTATCAATGGCTGACCAAGTTCAAAAATCTCCTGCTCTCAAAA tttaGTATCTACTTTTATGACATATTGCAAAAGCAGGCATCACCCCCGGAAATGAAGTCTTTGATATCTAAAACTCCGGATGATTTTGTGACAAG AATTCAGACATTTCATAAGAAGGCTGATGCCTGTCATGTGTCGTTGGTTCTGAACACCCAGGGTCTGGACCGGGTGTTTCCTGAGGGGTACCAGTATCCCGGCAGACTGGTGGAAACTCCCCAGGGACTGAACACTTTTCCTGCTATTTTCTCCTTCCCTGGG GAGAGACTATCCAATCATTTCCCCGCAGTGGTGATGATGCTGACGGAGTGGAGAGATCGGGAAGAGTTGATCTACGCCCAGGATAAGATACACTATATGTATGACAAGGGGTCACACTCCTCCTACTTCTACACACAGGTCGACACACGGACAAGTCTAGTCGTTATATTTGAGAGCAAGAAATCAGAAAAAGACTCGTATGTGAATAACTTTATGAATGACATAGCAACCCAGTTAAGGTGCACAAAGTTCTTTACATCATTAAAACCGGGGTCAAAGTGA
- the LOC125646768 gene encoding KICSTOR subunit 2-like isoform X2, whose protein sequence is MSNLSSISPNGEKEEQFLENYFSYVSHCEHDKAKELAEKERDAHKALFGSSWGLFLMSLSQFASAEKTYMSLGFLEQRGFFTRSKETLKSGYQTLMYEFRRVEEAVKSTEEQSFGMSHNALEFEKLLAHLCDQLCFFTQARQETINFYEQVHIMGMTKHVNFEDLNMVIKEIIAVHSKNFHHPILAPLKTVFGFECDTLNLLLVAQTTMSDWMFLTALLHIHEAHTKLSSWGGLIQPKEIKKSTFGGSSKHGSPPALYQWLTKFKNLLLSKFSIYFYDILQKQASPPEMKSLISKTPDDFVTRIQTFHKKADACHVSLVLNTQGLDRVFPEGYQYPGRLVETPQGLNTFPAIFSFPGERLSNHFPAVVMMLTEWRDREELIYAQDKIHYMYDKGSHSSYFYTQVDTRTSLVVIFESKKSEKDSYVNNFMNDIATQLRCTKFFTSLKPGSK, encoded by the exons ATGTCTAATTTGAGCTCAATATCTCCAAATGGCGAAAAGGAAGAGCAGTTTctagaaaattatttttcttatgTTAGTCACTGCGAACATGACAAGGCAAAAGAACTTGCA GAGAAGGAGAGAGATGCCCACAAGGCATTGTTTGGGTCCTCCTGGGGTCTGTTCTTGATGTCCCTTTCACAGTTTGCCTCAGCAGAAAAGACCTATATGTCACTTGGGTTTTTGGAACAGAGAGGTTTCTTCACAAGATCCAAAGAG ACATTAAAGAGTGGCTACCAGACTCTGATGTACGAGTTCAGACGCGTGGAAGAGGCAGTGAAATCCACAGAGGAACAGAGTTTCGGAATGTCACATAATGCAttagaatttgaaaagttgCTAGCTCACCTTTGTGATCAGCTGTGCTTTTTTACACAGGCCAGGCAAGAGACAATCAACTT CTATGAACAAGTGCACATCATGGGGATGACAAAGCATGTCAACTTTGAGGACCTCAACATGGTAATAAAGGAAATTATAGCTGTACACAGCAAAAACTTCCACCACCCAATTTTAGCTCCCTTGAAAACTGTCTTTGG atttgaGTGTGATACTTTAAACCTCTTACTGGTTGCCCAGACCACAATGTCAGACTGGATGTTCCTGACAGCTCTACTACACATTCATGAGGCCCATACAAAGCTCTCCAGCTGGGGGGGACTCATCCAGCCCAAAGAG ATTAAGAAGTCGACCTTTGGAGGCTCTAGTAAACATGGATCACCCCCAGCTCTCTATCAATGGCTGACCAAGTTCAAAAATCTCCTGCTCTCAAAA tttaGTATCTACTTTTATGACATATTGCAAAAGCAGGCATCACCCCCGGAAATGAAGTCTTTGATATCTAAAACTCCGGATGATTTTGTGACAAG AATTCAGACATTTCATAAGAAGGCTGATGCCTGTCATGTGTCGTTGGTTCTGAACACCCAGGGTCTGGACCGGGTGTTTCCTGAGGGGTACCAGTATCCCGGCAGACTGGTGGAAACTCCCCAGGGACTGAACACTTTTCCTGCTATTTTCTCCTTCCCTGGG GAGAGACTATCCAATCATTTCCCCGCAGTGGTGATGATGCTGACGGAGTGGAGAGATCGGGAAGAGTTGATCTACGCCCAGGATAAGATACACTATATGTATGACAAGGGGTCACACTCCTCCTACTTCTACACACAGGTCGACACACGGACAAGTCTAGTCGTTATATTTGAGAGCAAGAAATCAGAAAAAGACTCGTATGTGAATAACTTTATGAATGACATAGCAACCCAGTTAAGGTGCACAAAGTTCTTTACATCATTAAAACCGGGGTCAAAGTGA
- the LOC125646765 gene encoding uncharacterized sodium-dependent transporter YhdH-like isoform X1, translating to MDNVLRIEERPHFHNRLGLICSCLGSVVGTGNIWRFPRILASNSEEKGGLVFLLVWAIFLVLWSSPMLLIEYGTGRYTRKAVIGSFREILGEGAAWCGAWISMVTFLISCYYSVVLGWCFYYFVYMIGHDLPETAEEGEQIFNDFAKDSYWPVLTHGLASILAGLAVTRGVNTIEKTNMFLVPILLLIILFTFIWSLTREYADVGIRFLFTPNWDSFGEPRLWVDALSQNAFDTGAGMGLMIPYASFMTVDNNIVKYGMFIPCINNFISLICGIMLFGTVFSTMIALDPNISKPGILEIMKRAGPGSTGLTFIWIPVLFSTIGVFGRVLCVLFFACLSLAGVTSLLANMEMVTHTLYDFGVPRKFGMPCTVMLTFLGGLASALDLDILTNQDFVWGFALVINGFMLQVMVVKYGTKKFREDMYNNYSIGDWKLPRVWEWLVKFLAPVEALFIIGWWAYDLIDSDSGDGEEWYEFGRETLVITVVQWGALVTLLISINMIYLCCRNRDDEENVHLLGHQSLEKSAQEKDVSYKEVNL from the exons ATGGATAATGTG CTGAGAATCGAGGAGCGCCCACATTTCCATAATCGCTTGGGGCTCATTTGTTCCTGCCTCGGTTCCGTGGTCGGCACAGGGAACATATGGAGGTTTCCAAGGATACTAGCGTCCAACAGCGAGGAAAAAG GAGGTCTGGTTTTTCTGCTGGTATGGGCCATATTTCTAGTCCTTTGGTCCAGTCCTATGTTGCTGATTGAGTATGGAACAGGACGATATACACGAAAAGCTGTGATTGGCTCATTTCGAGAAATCCTAGGAGAAGGCGCCGCCTGGTGTGGAGCATGGATCTCCATGGTTACTTTTCTAATATC atgttactacTCGGTGGTGTTAGGATGGTGTTTTTACTACTTCGTTTACATGATTGGACATGATCTCCCAGAAACAGCAGAAGAGGGGGAGCAAATATTCAACGATTTTGCGAAG GACAGCTATTGGCCAGTTCTCACGCATGGACTTGCTTCGATCTTGGCTGGATTGGCAGTAACGAGAGGAGTGAATACAATAGAGAAAACCAACATGTTCTTGGTTCCGATATTGCTGCTGATCATTCTCTTCACCTTTATCTGGTCCTTAACCAGAGAGTACGCTGACGTAGGCATCAGATTTCTCTTCACACCAAATTGGG ACTCCTTCGGAGAGCCGAGACTTTGGGTAGATGCTCTGAGTCAGAACGCCTTTGACACAGGGGCTGGGATGGGACTCATGATACCATACGCCTCTTTCATGACAGTTGACAACAACATTGTCAAATATGGCATGTTTATTCCATGTATCAACAATTTTATAAG CTTAATCTGTGGGATCATGCTTTTCGGAACGGTATTCTCAACCATGATTGCTTTGGACCCAAACATATCCAAACCTGGAATCCTGGAAATAATGAAGCGAGCGGGGCCAGGAAGCACTGGTCTAACTTTCATCTG GATTCCAGTGTTGTTTTCTACGATCGGTGTATTCGGTCGTGTTCTGTGCGTGTTGTTCTTTGCTTGTCTGTCCCTCGCCGGTGTCACATCTCTACTGGCCAACATGGAGATGGTCACGCATACTCTATACGACTTTGGTG TTCCCCGGAAATTCGGTATGCCGTGCACTGTGATGTTAACATTTCTCGGAGGTCTTGCCTCAGCCCTCGACTTAGATATTTTGACCAATCAG GACTTTGTGTGGGGTTTCGCTCTGGTTATCAACGGTTTTATGCTACAAGTCATGGTGGTTAAGTACGGGACAAAGAAGTTCCGAGAAGACATGTACAACAATTATAGTATTGGGGACTGGAAACTGCCGCGTGTCTGGGAATGGCTGGTTAA ATTCCTTGCCCCTGTAGAAGCCCTATTTATTATCGGGTGGTGGGCGTATGACCTAATAGACAGCGACTCTGGCGATGGAGAGGAGTGGTATGAATTCGGGAGGGAGACCCTCGTCATTACCGTAGTACAG TGGGGTGCACTAGTGACTCTCTTGATCTCCATCAATATGATCTACCTGTGCTGTCGCAACCGAGACGACGAAGAAAACGTCCATCTACTAGGACATCAGAGCCTCGAAAAATCAGCTCAAGAAAAAGATGTATCGTACAAGGAAGTTAATTTATAA